From Posidoniimonas polymericola, a single genomic window includes:
- a CDS encoding dihydroorotate dehydrogenase-like protein: MSIDLTTKYLGLELKNPLVASASPLTGSVESLLRLQEAGVSAVVLPSLFEEQIEHNQNQVHQLYNYQADSFAEALSYFPELGLDDSDPAKHIGRVAEAKQQLEIPVIASLNGHTDGGWARYSKWMEDNGADALELNIYFVPTDCEMSGEDVARRYEDLVGSVRNAVSIPLAVKIGSQFTSIPSMVRRLMLAGADGVVLFNRFLEPDLDLTTLKYQPDLVLSAEHEMRLPLRWIAILRDQLTLSLAATSGVHHAHDLAKLILAGADVAMVATTLLRRGVGYATVMLDELRTLFEEYEFESVSQVKGSMSMANCPDPSTLGRANYMQALIDYTADFNRA, encoded by the coding sequence ATGTCTATCGACCTGACGACCAAGTACCTGGGCCTTGAGCTCAAGAACCCGCTCGTGGCGTCGGCCAGCCCGCTGACCGGTTCGGTCGAGAGCCTGCTGCGTCTGCAAGAGGCGGGCGTCAGCGCGGTGGTGCTGCCGTCGCTCTTCGAGGAGCAGATCGAGCACAACCAGAACCAGGTCCACCAGCTCTACAACTACCAGGCAGACTCGTTCGCCGAGGCGCTGAGTTACTTTCCCGAGCTAGGCCTCGACGATTCCGACCCGGCCAAGCACATCGGCAGGGTCGCCGAGGCCAAGCAGCAGCTTGAGATCCCGGTCATCGCGAGCCTCAACGGCCACACCGACGGCGGCTGGGCGCGCTACTCGAAGTGGATGGAGGACAACGGCGCCGACGCGCTCGAACTCAATATCTACTTTGTCCCGACCGACTGCGAGATGTCCGGCGAGGACGTCGCCCGCAGGTACGAGGACCTCGTGGGTTCGGTCCGGAACGCGGTGAGCATCCCGCTGGCAGTGAAGATCGGCTCGCAGTTCACCAGCATCCCTAGCATGGTCCGCCGGCTGATGCTGGCCGGCGCCGACGGCGTGGTGCTGTTCAACCGGTTCCTCGAGCCGGACCTCGACCTCACCACGCTCAAGTACCAGCCCGACCTGGTGCTCAGCGCCGAGCACGAAATGAGGCTGCCGCTGCGGTGGATCGCGATCCTCCGCGATCAGCTGACACTCTCACTGGCGGCGACCAGTGGGGTCCACCACGCCCACGACTTGGCGAAGCTAATCCTGGCCGGCGCCGACGTGGCGATGGTCGCCACCACGCTGCTCAGGCGGGGCGTGGGGTACGCCACTGTGATGCTCGACGAGCTCCGCACGCTGTTCGAGGAGTACGAATTCGAGTCGGTCTCGCAGGTGAAGGGGAGCATGAGCATGGCCAACTGCCCCGACCCTAGCACGCTTGGCCGGGCCAACTACATGCAGGCCCTGATCGACTACACCGCGGACTTCAACCGGGCGTAG
- a CDS encoding glycoside hydrolase family 127 protein: protein MQRLLCCLLVVFGGVASCVAVPVEARATQFFELRNVRLLNGPFLHSVRLNRNHLLSYDPDRLLAPFLAEAGLDPKADRYPSWESTGLGGQTAGHYLSALANTASSLDDAECRQRLEYMVSELGRCQQANGDGYVGGVPDSDRLWEQIHAGKIAAEGFSLNGSWVPIYNLHKTFAGLRDAYLVGEVDQAKQVLLDLADWFDREFSDLTDAQIQDLLRCEHGGINEVLADVAAISGEDRYLRLAERFSHRFIFDPLANGEDRLDGLHANTQVPKVIGFQRIAAIGGGEQYHRAAQTFWDAVVSDRSIAIGGNSVAEHFPSARQASDFVTRREGPETCNTYNMLRLTEQLFQQSPEGRYADFYERALYNHILSSQHPEHGGYVYFTPARPGHYRVYSKPGECFWCCVGSGMENHSRHGTFVYAHSDLELFVNLFVASRVEWAEKEVVLTQRTDFPQADRTELELSLERPTPFALKIRKPGWVEQGGFEVLVNGESAEIAGDGASYVTLDREWRDGDIVSVALPMTVTVEPLPYLPEYVAFREGPIVLAAELSRDELDGLIAGDGRMDHIASGELMPADQVPVVVAEEGELAALVEPVPDAPNAFTLAAAVRPNSFDRLQLVPFFQVHDARYMLYWQRTTPAKYQSLLNARREAERLEAALDQATLDRVTPGQQQPEVEHQFRGEANSTGVWRDRSFRHADGWFSYVLETHGQTDARLRVAYFGSDRRDFEILVNDQVIASVALDAPSPDEFVDVDYPIPARLLEGATEITVKFQAKPGSMAGGIYDVRLMKAVD from the coding sequence ATGCAACGCTTATTGTGCTGCCTGCTCGTGGTTTTTGGGGGCGTGGCGTCTTGTGTGGCTGTCCCCGTTGAGGCACGCGCAACACAGTTCTTTGAGCTTCGCAACGTGCGGCTCCTGAATGGACCGTTTTTGCATTCGGTCAGGCTCAACCGCAATCACCTATTGAGCTACGACCCGGACCGTCTGCTCGCCCCGTTCCTGGCGGAAGCGGGTTTGGACCCCAAGGCAGACCGCTATCCGAGTTGGGAGTCGACTGGGTTGGGGGGGCAGACCGCCGGCCATTACCTTAGCGCCCTGGCGAACACCGCGTCATCGCTGGACGACGCCGAATGTCGACAGCGACTCGAGTACATGGTTAGTGAGCTGGGCAGGTGCCAACAGGCCAACGGCGACGGCTACGTCGGTGGGGTGCCGGACAGCGACCGCCTGTGGGAGCAAATCCACGCGGGCAAGATCGCCGCCGAGGGGTTCAGCCTCAATGGTTCGTGGGTTCCGATCTACAACCTGCACAAGACCTTTGCCGGCCTGCGCGACGCGTACTTGGTGGGCGAAGTGGACCAGGCGAAGCAGGTGCTGCTGGACTTGGCGGACTGGTTCGACCGTGAGTTCAGCGACCTGACCGACGCCCAGATCCAAGACCTCTTGCGGTGTGAGCACGGCGGCATCAACGAGGTCCTAGCAGACGTTGCGGCGATCTCGGGCGAGGATCGTTACCTGCGGCTCGCGGAACGCTTCAGCCACCGTTTCATCTTCGACCCGCTGGCCAACGGCGAAGACCGTCTCGATGGGTTGCACGCCAATACGCAGGTGCCGAAGGTGATCGGGTTTCAGCGGATCGCCGCGATCGGCGGCGGCGAGCAGTACCACCGAGCCGCCCAGACCTTTTGGGACGCGGTCGTGAGCGACCGGTCGATTGCGATCGGGGGCAACAGTGTGGCGGAGCACTTCCCGTCCGCGCGGCAGGCGTCCGACTTTGTGACGCGCCGCGAGGGCCCCGAGACCTGCAACACCTACAACATGCTGCGGCTCACCGAGCAGCTATTCCAGCAGTCGCCGGAGGGGCGGTACGCCGATTTCTACGAGCGGGCGTTGTACAACCACATCCTGTCGTCGCAGCATCCCGAGCACGGCGGCTACGTTTACTTCACTCCGGCGCGGCCGGGGCACTACCGGGTCTACTCCAAGCCGGGAGAGTGCTTCTGGTGCTGCGTCGGCAGCGGCATGGAGAACCACAGCCGCCACGGTACATTCGTCTACGCCCACAGCGATCTGGAGCTGTTCGTCAACCTGTTTGTCGCTTCGAGGGTTGAGTGGGCCGAGAAAGAGGTGGTGCTAACGCAGCGGACCGATTTCCCACAGGCTGATCGCACCGAGTTGGAGCTATCGCTCGAACGGCCGACGCCCTTTGCTCTGAAGATCCGGAAGCCTGGCTGGGTAGAGCAGGGGGGCTTCGAGGTCCTGGTGAACGGCGAGTCCGCCGAGATCGCTGGCGATGGCGCGTCGTATGTGACGCTGGATCGTGAGTGGCGGGACGGGGATATTGTGAGCGTGGCGTTGCCGATGACGGTCACGGTAGAGCCGTTGCCCTACCTGCCCGAGTACGTCGCCTTCCGAGAGGGGCCGATTGTGCTGGCGGCCGAGCTGAGCCGCGACGAGCTCGACGGCCTCATAGCCGGGGATGGGCGGATGGATCACATCGCCAGCGGCGAGCTGATGCCCGCCGATCAGGTCCCCGTTGTGGTGGCCGAGGAGGGCGAACTCGCGGCGCTTGTCGAGCCGGTCCCCGACGCGCCGAACGCCTTCACCCTGGCCGCCGCGGTCCGACCCAACAGCTTCGACCGACTGCAGCTTGTGCCGTTCTTTCAGGTCCACGACGCCAGGTACATGCTCTACTGGCAGCGGACGACGCCGGCCAAGTACCAGAGCCTCTTAAACGCCCGACGCGAGGCGGAGCGTCTGGAAGCGGCTCTCGACCAGGCCACGCTCGATCGCGTCACCCCCGGGCAGCAGCAGCCTGAGGTGGAGCACCAGTTCCGTGGCGAAGCGAACTCGACAGGCGTCTGGCGAGACCGCAGCTTCCGCCACGCAGACGGCTGGTTCAGTTACGTGCTCGAGACCCACGGCCAAACCGACGCCCGTTTGCGGGTCGCCTATTTTGGCTCCGACCGCCGGGATTTCGAAATCCTCGTCAACGACCAGGTGATTGCCTCGGTTGCGCTCGACGCGCCTAGCCCCGACGAGTTCGTCGACGTGGACTACCCGATCCCCGCCCGGCTGCTCGAAGGCGCCACCGAGATCACCGTAAAGTTCCAGGCCAAACCGGGGTCGATGGCGGGCGGGATCTACGACGTGCGTTTGATGAAGGCGGTTGATTAG
- the gltA gene encoding NADPH-dependent glutamate synthase, with amino-acid sequence MADKLPPKQRTKIPRQAMPEQPALERARNFAEVNLGLDAAVAEKEAQRCLTCADPKCSHGCPVGVQVREVVDLVRDGDYLRAAAKLREDNVLPAVTGRVCPQENQCEGACILGKRFAPLAIGHIERFVADYERATGEIGLPEPASPTGKKVAVVGSGPAGLSCAGDLTLKGHEVTVMEALHELGGVLVYGIPEFRLPKEIVRNEIENMRKMGVNFETNVVVGKSVTIDQLMNDEGYDAVFIATGAGLPKFLNLPGEHLGGVYSANEFLTRVNLMKAYDPEHYDSPVYTCRDADVVVIGGGNTAMDAVRSALRLGAKSASIIYRRGEAEMPARKEEQHHARDEGVTFLTMHNPLQFLGNDQGLLTGVEVQQMELGEPDGSGRARPIPIAGSEKVVPASVAIVAVGTGANPLVQSSTPEINTNKWGYIQADDDNLRTSKRGVFAGGDIVSGAATVILAMGAGRTAAASIHEYLTTGDWPTAE; translated from the coding sequence ATGGCCGATAAACTACCCCCCAAACAGCGGACCAAGATCCCCCGGCAGGCGATGCCCGAGCAGCCGGCGCTCGAGCGGGCCCGCAACTTTGCCGAGGTTAACCTCGGCCTCGACGCGGCCGTTGCCGAGAAAGAGGCCCAGCGGTGCCTGACCTGCGCCGACCCCAAGTGCAGCCACGGCTGCCCGGTCGGCGTCCAGGTGCGTGAGGTGGTCGACCTGGTCCGCGATGGCGACTACCTGCGGGCGGCGGCCAAGCTCCGCGAAGACAACGTGCTGCCCGCGGTGACCGGGCGGGTCTGCCCGCAAGAGAACCAGTGCGAGGGCGCCTGCATCCTCGGCAAGCGGTTCGCGCCGCTCGCGATCGGGCACATCGAGCGTTTCGTCGCCGACTACGAGCGCGCGACCGGTGAGATCGGCCTCCCGGAACCCGCCAGCCCCACCGGCAAGAAAGTGGCGGTCGTCGGCAGCGGCCCCGCCGGGTTGAGCTGCGCCGGTGACCTCACGCTCAAGGGGCACGAGGTCACCGTGATGGAGGCCCTGCACGAGCTCGGCGGCGTGCTCGTCTACGGCATCCCCGAGTTCCGCCTGCCGAAGGAGATCGTGCGGAACGAGATCGAGAACATGCGGAAGATGGGCGTCAATTTCGAGACCAACGTCGTGGTCGGCAAGTCGGTCACGATCGACCAGCTGATGAACGACGAGGGCTACGACGCGGTGTTCATCGCCACCGGGGCCGGCCTGCCGAAGTTCCTCAACCTGCCCGGCGAGCACCTCGGCGGCGTCTACTCCGCCAACGAGTTCCTGACCCGAGTTAACCTGATGAAAGCGTACGACCCCGAGCACTACGACTCGCCGGTCTACACCTGCCGGGACGCGGACGTGGTCGTGATCGGCGGCGGCAACACCGCGATGGACGCCGTCCGCAGCGCGCTGAGGCTGGGAGCCAAGAGCGCCTCGATCATCTACCGCCGCGGCGAGGCCGAGATGCCCGCCCGCAAGGAGGAGCAGCACCACGCGCGGGACGAGGGAGTGACTTTCCTGACGATGCACAACCCGCTGCAGTTCCTCGGCAACGACCAGGGGCTGCTGACCGGCGTCGAGGTCCAGCAGATGGAGCTGGGCGAGCCCGACGGGTCGGGCCGCGCCCGCCCGATCCCGATTGCCGGCTCCGAGAAGGTCGTGCCGGCGAGCGTCGCGATCGTGGCGGTCGGCACGGGGGCCAACCCGCTGGTCCAGTCGAGCACGCCGGAGATCAACACCAACAAGTGGGGTTACATCCAGGCCGACGACGACAACCTGCGGACGTCCAAGCGCGGCGTGTTCGCCGGGGGCGACATCGTCAGCGGCGCCGCGACCGTCATCCTGGCGATGGGCGCCGGCCGCACGGCGGCCGCCTCGATCCACGAGTACCTGACGACCGGCGACTGGCCAACGGCCGAGTAG
- the nifJ gene encoding pyruvate:ferredoxin (flavodoxin) oxidoreductase, which translates to MSGGKFITVDGNEAAVRIAHKLSEVIAIYPITPASPMGELSDAWSEQGQQNLFGVVPQVIEMQSEAGAAGAVHGALQAGALTTTFTASQGLLLMLPNMYKIAGELTPAVIHVTARAVATHALSIFGDHSDVMAARMTGWAMLASASVQEAHDLSLIAHLATLRTRVPFLHFFDGFRTSHEVNKIEQIPDEVVAALVDQDLIHEHRRRCMDPDRPVLRGTAQNPDVFFQAREAVNPFYDATPGVVQEVMDQFAQATGRGYRLFDYVGAADADRVVVIMGSGAGAVEETINELNKRGERVGLLKVRLFRPFCAEALLSALPPTTVKLAVLDRTKEPGSAAEPLFQDVLTAVAEHWTEVHNGKPTPKIAGGRYGLGSKEFTPAMVAAIFAGMADESLKRRFTVGIHDDVGGTSVRWDSEFCTEADDVTRAVFYGLGSDGTVGASKNSAKIIGENTDLYAQGYFVYDSKKAGSVTVSHLRFSPRPIQSTYLIERANFVACHQFDFLQKMNVLQSAQPGAVFLLNAPYSAEEVWDHLPPETQHEIFAKEIRLFVVDAYRVASEAGMGNRINTVMQTCFFAISGVLPREQAIEEIKHAIRKTYGKRGATVLEQNFQAVDSAIAALHEVATPVHAQEDAGPAWEPAGGADGFVERVTRALIAGRGDLLPVSAMPVDGTFPTATAKLEKRSIAHEIPIWDPEICIQCGLCTLVCPHAAIRMKPFSGDSVADAPNGFVSCGWKGKDLPGSLMSIQVAPDDCTGCGVCVDVCPAKSKQVAKHKAINMEPKEACLQRERLNWDYFVEIPEFDRSKLTHESVKGSQVLLPLFEFSGACAGCGETPYLKLMSQLFGDRLLIGNATGCSSIYGGNLPTTPWSTDAAGRGPAWNNSLFEDNAEFGLGLRLAVDAKQECSATLVRRLAGEIGETLATELLQSPQENEEQIAAQRERVAALQRKLSGLDSPDARTLAAVAEVLVRRSVWCVGGDGWAYDIGFGGLDHVLTSGRDVNILVLDTGVYSNTGGQASKSTPRAAVAKFATGGKPTRRKDLGMLAVSYGSVYVAQVAMGANPAQTIRAFAAAESFRGPSLILAYSHCIAHGINMTTATSQQKDVVATGFWPLYRYDPREAHLESRPLRLDSRKPSKPFKELAMQQARFAMLARSNPEAAERLFAQAQEDINDQWHYYEQMAGVEREIAPAGVSE; encoded by the coding sequence ATGAGCGGTGGTAAATTTATCACGGTCGACGGCAACGAAGCCGCAGTGCGGATTGCCCACAAGCTTAGCGAAGTGATCGCGATCTACCCGATTACGCCCGCGTCCCCGATGGGGGAGCTGTCCGACGCGTGGAGCGAGCAGGGGCAGCAGAACCTGTTTGGCGTCGTGCCCCAAGTCATCGAGATGCAGAGCGAGGCCGGCGCTGCCGGAGCCGTGCACGGTGCCCTCCAGGCCGGGGCCCTGACCACGACCTTCACCGCGTCGCAGGGGCTGCTGCTGATGCTGCCCAACATGTACAAGATCGCCGGCGAGCTGACCCCGGCGGTGATCCACGTCACCGCACGCGCCGTGGCGACGCACGCCCTCTCGATCTTCGGCGACCACAGCGACGTGATGGCGGCCCGCATGACAGGGTGGGCCATGTTGGCGTCGGCGAGCGTCCAGGAGGCGCACGACCTCTCGCTCATTGCTCACCTGGCCACGCTCCGGACTCGCGTGCCATTCCTGCACTTCTTCGACGGCTTCCGCACCTCGCACGAGGTCAACAAGATCGAGCAGATCCCCGACGAGGTGGTCGCCGCGCTCGTCGACCAGGACCTGATCCACGAACACCGCCGGCGCTGCATGGACCCGGACCGGCCGGTGCTCCGCGGCACCGCCCAGAACCCCGACGTCTTCTTCCAGGCCCGCGAGGCCGTGAATCCGTTCTACGACGCCACGCCGGGCGTCGTGCAGGAGGTGATGGACCAGTTCGCCCAGGCTACCGGCCGCGGCTACCGGCTGTTCGACTACGTCGGCGCGGCGGACGCGGACCGCGTGGTCGTGATCATGGGGTCTGGCGCGGGCGCCGTTGAGGAGACAATCAATGAGCTCAACAAGCGGGGCGAGCGCGTCGGACTCCTGAAGGTCCGGCTGTTTCGGCCGTTCTGCGCCGAGGCTCTGCTGTCGGCACTGCCGCCCACTACCGTGAAGTTGGCCGTGCTCGACCGGACCAAGGAGCCCGGTTCTGCCGCCGAGCCGCTGTTCCAGGACGTGCTAACCGCTGTCGCGGAGCATTGGACGGAGGTCCATAACGGCAAGCCGACACCCAAGATCGCTGGCGGGCGGTACGGCTTGGGTTCCAAAGAATTCACACCCGCGATGGTGGCGGCCATTTTCGCAGGGATGGCCGATGAATCACTGAAACGCCGCTTCACGGTCGGCATCCACGACGACGTAGGCGGGACCAGCGTGCGTTGGGACAGCGAGTTCTGCACCGAAGCGGACGACGTGACCCGCGCCGTCTTTTACGGCCTGGGGAGCGACGGCACCGTTGGCGCGAGCAAGAACTCGGCGAAGATCATCGGCGAGAATACAGACCTCTACGCCCAGGGCTACTTCGTCTACGACTCTAAGAAGGCCGGCTCGGTCACGGTCTCGCACCTGCGGTTCAGCCCCCGCCCGATCCAGTCGACCTATCTGATCGAGCGGGCCAACTTCGTGGCGTGCCACCAATTCGACTTTCTGCAGAAGATGAACGTGCTGCAGTCGGCTCAACCGGGCGCCGTGTTCCTGCTGAACGCGCCCTACTCCGCCGAAGAGGTCTGGGACCACCTGCCCCCGGAGACGCAGCACGAGATTTTCGCCAAAGAGATCCGGCTGTTCGTCGTAGACGCCTACCGGGTCGCCAGCGAGGCCGGCATGGGCAACCGCATCAACACCGTGATGCAGACCTGCTTCTTCGCCATCTCCGGCGTGCTGCCGCGCGAGCAGGCCATTGAGGAGATCAAGCACGCTATCCGCAAGACCTACGGCAAGCGTGGCGCCACGGTCCTCGAGCAGAACTTCCAGGCGGTCGACTCCGCGATCGCCGCGCTGCACGAGGTCGCGACCCCCGTCCACGCGCAAGAGGACGCAGGCCCTGCCTGGGAGCCGGCCGGCGGCGCCGACGGCTTTGTCGAACGCGTCACTAGGGCGCTAATCGCCGGGCGGGGCGACCTGCTGCCCGTAAGCGCCATGCCTGTCGACGGCACATTCCCGACCGCGACCGCCAAGCTGGAGAAACGCAGCATTGCGCACGAGATCCCGATCTGGGACCCCGAGATCTGCATCCAGTGCGGCCTGTGCACGCTCGTCTGCCCGCACGCGGCGATTCGGATGAAGCCGTTCAGTGGCGACTCGGTCGCCGACGCCCCCAACGGGTTCGTGAGCTGCGGCTGGAAAGGGAAGGACTTGCCGGGCAGCCTGATGTCGATCCAGGTAGCGCCGGACGACTGCACCGGCTGCGGCGTGTGCGTGGACGTCTGCCCCGCGAAGAGCAAGCAGGTCGCCAAGCACAAGGCGATCAACATGGAGCCGAAGGAGGCCTGCCTGCAACGCGAGCGACTGAACTGGGACTACTTTGTTGAGATACCCGAGTTCGACCGGTCGAAGCTGACGCACGAGTCGGTGAAGGGGTCGCAGGTGCTGCTGCCGCTGTTCGAGTTCTCCGGCGCCTGCGCCGGCTGCGGCGAGACCCCGTACCTCAAGCTGATGAGCCAGCTGTTCGGCGACCGGCTCTTGATCGGCAACGCCACGGGGTGCTCGTCGATCTACGGCGGCAACCTGCCGACGACGCCGTGGTCGACCGACGCCGCGGGGCGGGGCCCGGCCTGGAACAACTCGCTGTTCGAGGACAACGCCGAGTTCGGCCTCGGCCTCCGGCTGGCGGTGGACGCCAAGCAGGAGTGCTCGGCGACCCTGGTCAGGCGGCTGGCGGGCGAAATCGGCGAGACCCTCGCCACTGAGTTGCTGCAGTCGCCGCAAGAAAACGAAGAGCAGATCGCCGCCCAACGCGAACGCGTGGCGGCGTTGCAGCGGAAGCTGTCGGGCCTCGATTCGCCCGACGCCCGGACGCTGGCCGCGGTGGCCGAGGTGCTGGTGCGGCGCAGCGTGTGGTGCGTCGGCGGGGATGGCTGGGCGTACGACATTGGGTTCGGCGGCCTCGATCACGTGCTCACCTCAGGACGCGACGTCAACATCCTGGTGCTCGATACGGGCGTCTACTCGAACACCGGCGGCCAGGCCTCCAAGAGCACGCCGCGCGCGGCGGTCGCCAAGTTCGCCACCGGCGGCAAGCCGACCCGCCGCAAGGACCTCGGCATGCTGGCGGTCTCCTACGGCAGCGTCTACGTGGCGCAGGTCGCGATGGGTGCCAACCCGGCCCAGACTATCCGGGCGTTTGCCGCAGCGGAGAGCTTCCGCGGGCCATCGCTGATCTTGGCGTACAGCCACTGCATCGCCCACGGCATCAACATGACGACCGCGACCTCCCAGCAGAAGGACGTCGTGGCGACCGGCTTCTGGCCGCTGTACCGCTACGACCCCCGCGAGGCCCACCTCGAGAGCCGGCCGCTGCGGCTCGACAGCCGCAAGCCAAGCAAGCCGTTCAAGGAGCTGGCGATGCAGCAGGCGCGGTTCGCGATGCTCGCCCGGTCGAACCCCGAGGCCGCCGAGCGGCTGTTCGCCCAGGCCCAGGAAGACATCAACGACCAGTGGCACTACTACGAGCAGATGGCCGGCGTCGAACGCGAGATCGCTCCCGCCGGCGTGAGCGAGTAG
- a CDS encoding AraC family transcriptional regulator, with product MSLPPQVALLIETARGYGRDVATGIARYAALHGPWSFHLTPGDFTQAAPLWEYWRGHGIFARLASGEISKQLLDADLPTVALDMEDSQLEKSNPLSKFSNLSVDSRQAATLAAEHLIERDFEHFAFVGASGVVWSDRREAAFVKRIRGEGYETHVYDPQHVAAIGRWEREMPRLAEWIGSLPKPIGIMACNDEHGLHVLDACRRSGASVPEEVAVVGVDNDSLLCGLCSPSLSSVVLNGVEGGYQAAAHLDKMMKKGRNQPRRINVSALRVETRQSTDLVSVGNKHVALAMAHIQRSRGSRINADLVAEHCGMSRRELDKLFRDSTGKSIAVEIQNMRLDHARRLLEETDHPVPVIADVAGYSSASYMVQVFRRELQTTPNRYRSKVRSLSMASIKEH from the coding sequence ATGTCACTACCACCCCAAGTCGCCCTGCTGATCGAGACCGCACGCGGTTACGGGCGTGACGTCGCGACCGGGATCGCCCGCTACGCGGCGCTGCATGGTCCTTGGAGTTTTCATCTGACGCCAGGCGACTTCACGCAGGCCGCGCCGCTGTGGGAGTACTGGCGGGGCCACGGCATCTTCGCGAGACTTGCCAGCGGCGAGATCTCCAAGCAGCTGCTAGACGCCGACCTCCCGACGGTCGCGCTCGACATGGAGGACAGCCAGCTCGAGAAGAGCAATCCGCTCTCGAAGTTCAGCAACCTGAGCGTCGACAGCCGCCAGGCGGCGACCCTCGCCGCGGAGCACCTGATCGAGCGGGACTTCGAACATTTTGCGTTCGTCGGGGCGTCGGGCGTGGTCTGGTCAGACCGCCGCGAGGCGGCCTTTGTCAAGCGGATCCGCGGCGAGGGCTACGAGACCCACGTGTACGACCCGCAGCACGTCGCGGCGATCGGCAGGTGGGAGCGGGAGATGCCGCGGCTGGCGGAGTGGATCGGATCGCTACCGAAGCCAATCGGCATCATGGCCTGCAACGACGAGCACGGCCTGCACGTCCTGGACGCCTGCCGTCGGTCGGGCGCGTCGGTGCCAGAAGAAGTCGCCGTGGTGGGAGTCGACAACGACAGCCTGCTATGCGGACTCTGCAGCCCGAGCCTCTCGAGTGTGGTGCTCAATGGCGTCGAGGGCGGCTACCAGGCGGCGGCCCACCTGGACAAGATGATGAAGAAGGGGCGGAACCAGCCGCGCCGGATCAACGTCAGCGCGCTGCGGGTCGAGACTCGCCAGTCGACCGACTTGGTGAGTGTCGGCAACAAGCATGTCGCGCTCGCGATGGCGCACATCCAGCGGTCACGAGGGTCGCGGATCAATGCCGATCTGGTTGCCGAGCATTGCGGTATGAGTCGACGCGAGCTCGACAAGCTGTTCCGTGACAGCACCGGCAAGTCGATCGCGGTCGAGATCCAGAACATGCGGCTCGACCACGCCCGGCGGCTCCTCGAAGAGACCGACCACCCCGTGCCGGTTATCGCGGACGTCGCCGGATACAGCTCCGCAAGCTACATGGTGCAGGTCTTCCGGCGGGAGCTGCAGACGACCCCCAACCGCTACCGCTCGAAGGTACGGTCGTTGAGCATGGCGTCGATCAAAGAGCACTAA